A stretch of Salvelinus alpinus chromosome 4, SLU_Salpinus.1, whole genome shotgun sequence DNA encodes these proteins:
- the LOC139573918 gene encoding ubiquitin carboxyl-terminal hydrolase 5-like isoform X1, translating to MAEVSEVLMSVLSTIRVPRPGDRVHKDECALSFSSPESEGGLYVCMNSFLGFGSQYVDRHHTRSGQRAYLHISRTRKAPKEDEENSGSGDPPKKKPTRLAIGIEGGFNVEQEQYEEEVKVVLFPDRQEVTSDDLATMPDLVRERVSLAMAGLMSADSVSHALQVQQWDGEVRAESRHAVELKQLDNGTKIPPSGWRCEVCDLQENLWMNLSDGRVFCGRRYFDGSGGNNHALLHFQQTGHPLAVKLGTITPDGADVYSYDEDDMVLDPKLPEHLSHFGIDMMTMEKTERTMTELEIAVNQRVGEWEVIQESGATLRPLSGPGLTGMKNLGNSCYLNSVMQVLFTVPDFQSKYVSNIDKIFGEAPSDPTQDFKTQVAKLGYGLLSGEYSKPAPDPGEGSEPSSEPRGDQVGIAARMFKALIGRGHSEFSTNRQQDAQEFLLHFINMVERNCRSGVNPSEAFRFLVEERIVCQQSQKAKYTQRVDYILQLPVPMDQATNTEELQEAERRREEADSSGAPPPALVRACIPFTACMAALSEPETLTDFWSSAAQAKTTATKTTRFASFPDHMVIQVKKFTFGQDWVPKKLDVSIDVPDTLDLTALRGTGQQPGEELLPEVAPPPLMTPDVEVKGILGSHGNEEDDSLYSPLLSPVLDDSTVSQLCEMGFPLEACRKAVYYTGNTGIDAAMNWVMGHMDDPDFSAPMVLPGTSSAPGTTPTESVSEEHLATIVSMGFSRDQATRALRATSNVLERAVDWIFSHLDDLESMEVSEGGRSAAESEGSREPPPGPKVRDGPGKYELFAFISHMGTSTMCGHYVCHIKKDQQWVIFNDQKVCASEKPPKDLGYLYFYRRVTE from the exons ATGGCGGAGGTAAGCGAGGTTTTGATGTCGGTTCTGTCCACAATTCGAGTTCCGAGGCCCGGGGACCGTGTCCATAAAGACGAATGCGCCTTGTCATTTTCTTCTCCG GAGAGTGAAGGAGGCTTATATGTGTGCATGAACAGTTTCCTTGGGTTCGGCAGCCAGTATGTGGATAGACACCACACCAGGAGCGGACAGCGGGCTTACCTGCACATCTCCCGGACCCGCAAAGCTCCG AAGGAAGATGAGGAGAACTCTGGATCCGGTGACCCACCCAAGAAGAAGCCAACCCGATTAGCCATAG gtATCGAGGGAGGGTTCAACGTGGAGCAGGAGCAGTATGAGGAGGAAGTAAAAGTCGTCCTCTTCCCTGATAGACAGGAAGTTACATCCGATGACCTCGCCACCATGCCGGACCTTGTGAGAGAGCGG GTATCTCTAGCCATGGCGGGGCTGATGTCTGCAGACTCAGTGTCTCATGCCCTGCAGGTGCAGCAGTGGGACGGCGAGGTGCGGGCGGAATCCCGGCACGCCGTCGAACTCAAGCAGCTCGACAACGGCACCAAGATCCCTCCCAG TGGTTGGCGGTGTGAGGTGTGTGACCTGCAGGAGAACCTGTGGATGAACCTGTCGGACGGGAGGGTGTTCTGCGGTCGCAGGTATTTCGACGGCTCCGGGGGGAACAACCATGCCCTCCTGCACTTCCAGCAGACGGGACACCCTCTAGCCGTCAAACTGGGCACCATCACCCCCGACGGAGCAG ATGTGTACTCCTATGACGAGGATGATATGGTACTGGATCCAAAGCTCCCCGAACACCTGTCCCACTTTGGCATCGACATGATGACCATGGAAAAG ACGGAGCGTACGATGACAGAGCTGGAGATAGCGGTGAACCAGCGTGTGGGGGAGTGGGAGGTGATCCAGGAGTCAGGGGCCACCCTGCGGCCTCTGTCAGGCCCCGGCCTCACCGGCATGAAGAACCTGGGCAACAGCTGCTACCTGAACTCGGTCATGCAAGTCCTCTTCACCGTGCCTGACTTCCAGAGCAA GTACGTCTCCAACATTGACAAGATCTTCGGTGAAGCTCCAAGCGACCCCACCCAGGACTTCAAAACCCAAGT AGCAAAGCTGGGCTATGGTCTGTTGTCGGGCGAGTATTCCAAACCAGCCCCTGACCCCGGAGAGGGCTCTGAACCCAGCTCTGAACCCAGA GGTGACCAGGTTGGCATAGCGGCACGCATGTTCAAAGCACTTATTGGGCGGGGCCACTCGGAGTTCTCCACCAATCGGCAACAAGACGCCCAGGAGTTCTTATTACACTTCATTAATATGGTGGAG AGAAACTGTCGTTCGGGGGTGAACCCGTCTGAAGCCTTCCGTTtcctggtagaggagaggattgtGTGTCAGCAATCACAGAAAGCAAAGTACACGCAGAGGGTGGACTACATCCTCCAGCTACCTGTGCCCATGGACCAGGCCACCAACACCG aggagctgcaggaggctGAGCGTCGGCGTGAGGAGGCAGACTCGTCGGGAGCGCCTCCCCCCGCGCTAGTGCGCGCCTGTATCCCGTTCACAGCGTGCATGGCGGCGCTCAGCGAACCGGAGACGCTCACAGACTTCTGGAGCTCCGCCGCGCAGGCCAAGACCACCGCCACCAA GACCACCCGCTTTGCCTCTTTCCCTGACCACATGGTTATCCAGGTTAAGAAGTTCACTTTTGGACAGGACTGGGTCCCCAAGAAACTGG ATGTGAGCATCGATGTTCCCGACACGCTGGACCTGACTGCGCTCCGTGGGACCGGCCAGCAGCCGGGGGAGGAGCTTCTGCCAGAGGTGGCCCCACCCCCTCTCATGACCCCTGACGTGGAGGTCAAAGGTATCCTGGGTTCCCACGGCAACGAGGAGGACGACTCGCTCTACTCCCCACTACTGT cCCCAGTCCTGGACGACTCCACCGTGTCCCAGTTGTGTGAGATGGGATTCCCACTGGAGGCCTGCAGGAAGGCTGTGTACTATACTGGGAATACTGGAATCGACGCAGCCATGAACTGGGTCATGGGCCACATGGACGACCCAG ATTTCTCCGCTCCCATGGTGTTGCCAGGCACCAGCTCCGCTCCCGGAACCACGCCCACAGAGAGCGTTTCTGAGGAGCACCTAGCAACCATCGTCTCCATGGGCTTCAGCCGAGACCAGGCCACGCGAGCACTGAGGGCCACG agtaACGTCCTAGAGCGCGCCGTGGACTGGATCTTCTCCCACCTGGATGATCTAGAGTCCATGGAAGTTTCGGAGGGGGGGCGCTCGGCCGCCGAGAGCGAGGGGTCCAGGGAGCCCCCTCCTGGGCCTAAAGTCCGAGACGGACCTGGCA aGTATGAGCTGTTTGCCTTCATCAGTCACATGGGCACGAGCACTATGTGCGGCCACTACGTCTGCCACATCAAGAAGGACCAACA GTGGGTTATCTTTAACGATCAGAAAGTGTGTGCCTCAGAGAAGCCACCCAAGGACTTGGGTTACCTCTACTTCTACCGGAGAGTCACCGAGTGA
- the LOC139573919 gene encoding prolyl 3-hydroxylase 3-like, whose translation MALFANHNSVYVALHISLIHYLFSFFDFTSPVAGIGASVGSASGLIPSYDVLYYTGVRAYFSEEWEKAAELLEKSMTTREALFRTRRQCHEECLPAGHDRLPKLDTEKGNVWDLWAVDWVQRRAECVRFCLGRAVTPAGQLPVSADIEYEFSTRNPYNFLQVVYWNLGKVQKAASAAHTFFVANPSHLEMRNNIEKYRRMEGVTEDAFQDREMETEKHWALYDSALTSEASSDWTHAVEKWRECVNETLRQTDECRAQCEVASQRLPESRGEDGMDGVFEKAAALSLSLLSCHQACVTQVATRPGRISAQEDLLPTQLEHLHIAQFKAGDLGGAVRSLRSLLLFYPSDKDSLSNLELYTETLGGDTEAHGTKPSQEIARYVSRSLQEKKLLYFGMENLNFNFTDPDLWTPEKVVPELLRDTWRAEKEVLNEKMKEGEKEVEMDDSGFYAGGPVPQVGVTISMDDNSLNGTNRVMLDGVLDQKECDTVLRLATAAASAGDGYRGRRSPHTPHEKFEGLTVLRAVKLAQDGMVNQSDAKLLHEMGERVRTLLHSYFRSPSGLHFSDTHLVCRSAITGDQEGRLDLSHPVHVDNCLLEPETRQCWREPPAFTHRDLSAVLYLNDDFDGGELFFTDRDAKTVTARVKPTCGRLVGFSSGPVNPHGVTAVTAGRRCALALWFTKEKQHRDMEREEAEALWAVDGQSVTKGGEVREEGREGTASPARSGRSGSQSSRSRGRGRVTGGKDEL comes from the exons ATGGCGCTTTTCGCAAATCACAACTCTGTCTACGTGGCGCTGCACATCTCTCTTATTCACTATCTTTTCTCATTCTTCGATTTCACCTCTCCTGTTGCAGGCATCGGGGCTTCTGTAGGATCTGCGTCCGGACTCATACCCTCTTACGATGTTTTGTATTATACCGGGGTCCGTGCATACTTTAGCGAGGAGTGGGAGAAAGCTGCGGAGCTGCTCGAAAAGTCGATGACGACCCGGGAGGCTCTGTTTCGGACACGACGGCAGTGCCATGAAGAATGTCTGCCAGCGGGACATGACAGGCTCCCAAaactgg acACCGAGAAAGGGAATGTGTGGGACCTATGGGCAGTGGACTGGGTCCAGCGGCGGGCTGAGTGTGTGCGGTTCTGTTTGGGACGGGCTGTCACTCCTGCAGGACAGCTTCCTGTGTCTGCCGACATCGAGTACGAGTTTAGCACCCGGAACCCCTATAACTTCCTCCAGGTCGTCTACTGGAAT CTAGGGAAAGTACAAAAGGCGGCGTCAGCAGCCCACACATTCTTCGTGGCCAACCCCAGCCACCTGGAGATGAGGAACAACATTGAGAAGTATAGACGGATGGAGGGAGTAACAGAGGACGCATTccaggatagagagatggagacagagaaacactgg GCCCTGTACGACTCCGCCCTCACTTCTGAGGCCTCCTCTGATTGGACGCACGCCGTGGAGAAATGGAGGGAGTGTGTGAACGAGACATTGAGACAGACTGATGAGTGTAGGGCGCAGTGTGAAGTCGCCTCACAGCGGCTCcctgagagcagaggagaggacggaATGGACGGGGTGTTTGAGAAGGCTGCAG cactctccctctccctcctgtcctgcCATCAGGCCTGTGTGACCCAGGTGGCGACGCGACCCGGAAGGATTTCAGCCCAGGAGGACCTCCTACCCACACAGCTGGAGCATCTACACATCGCACAGTTCAAAG CGGGCGATCTAGGAGGAGCGGTGCGTTCTCTGcggtctctcctcctgttctaccCCTCAGACAAAGACTCCCTCAGTAACCTGGAGCTCTACACAGAGACACTGGGAGGCGACACTGAGGCACATGGGACAAAGCCCTCCCAG GAGATAGCCAGGTATGTGAGCCGCTCACTGCAGGAGAAAAAGCTACTCTACTTCGGAATGGAAAACCTCAACTTCAATTTCACCGACCCG GATCTCTGGACTCCAGAGAAGGTTGTTCCTGAATTGCTAAGAGACACATGGAG AGCAGAAAAGGAAGTGCTGAATGAGAaaatgaaggagggagagaaagaggtggagatGGACGATAGTGGGTTCTACGCAG GGGGTCCCGTACCTCAGGTTGGTGTCACCATCAGCATGGACGACAATTCTTTAAATGGAACTAATCGCGTCATGCTGGACGGAGTTCTAGATCAGAAGGAATGCGATACAGTACTGCGCCTAGCGACC GCTGCTGCATCCGCTGGGGACGGTTACCGGGGGCGACGGTCCCCACACACACCCCATGAAAAGTTTGAGGGCCTGACTGTCCTCAGAGCTGTCAAG TTGGCTCAGGACGGCATGGTGAACCAATCAGACGCTAAGCTGCTGCatgagatgggggagagggtGAGAACCCTCCTGCACTCCTACTTCAGGAGCCCCTCAGGACTCCATTTCTCCGACACACATCTCGTGTGCCGCAGCGCCATCACAG gggacCAGGAGGGGAGACTGGACCTGTCTCACCCTGTTCATGTGGACAACTGTCTACTGGAACCTGAGACCAGACAGTGCTGGAGAGAACCACCTGCCTTTACACACAGAGacctgag CGCTGTGCTCTATCTGAACGATGACTTTGACGGTGGGGAGCTCTTCTTCACAGACAGGGATGCCAAGACTGTCACA gcCCGGGTGAAGCCCACCTGTGGTCGACTGGTGGGGTTCTCCTCCGGTCCTGTCAACCCCCATGGTGTGACCGCTGTGACCGCTGGCCGCAGATGTGCACTGGCCCTCTGGTTCACCAAGGAGAAGCAGCACAGGGATATG gagagggaggaggccGAGGCCCTGTGGGCTGTGGATGGACAGAGTGTGACGAAAGGAGGAGAAgtaagagaggagggaagagagggcacCGCTTCCCCTGCTCGGAGTGGTAGAAGCGGAAGCCAGTCGTCGAGGAGTAGAGGGAGGGGCAGGGTGACGGGGGGAAAGGACGAGCTGTGA
- the LOC139573918 gene encoding ubiquitin carboxyl-terminal hydrolase 5-like isoform X2, with protein sequence MAEVSEVLMSVLSTIRVPRPGDRVHKDECALSFSSPESEGGLYVCMNSFLGFGSQYVDRHHTRSGQRAYLHISRTRKAPEDEENSGSGDPPKKKPTRLAIGIEGGFNVEQEQYEEEVKVVLFPDRQEVTSDDLATMPDLVRERVSLAMAGLMSADSVSHALQVQQWDGEVRAESRHAVELKQLDNGTKIPPSGWRCEVCDLQENLWMNLSDGRVFCGRRYFDGSGGNNHALLHFQQTGHPLAVKLGTITPDGADVYSYDEDDMVLDPKLPEHLSHFGIDMMTMEKTERTMTELEIAVNQRVGEWEVIQESGATLRPLSGPGLTGMKNLGNSCYLNSVMQVLFTVPDFQSKYVSNIDKIFGEAPSDPTQDFKTQVAKLGYGLLSGEYSKPAPDPGEGSEPSSEPRGDQVGIAARMFKALIGRGHSEFSTNRQQDAQEFLLHFINMVERNCRSGVNPSEAFRFLVEERIVCQQSQKAKYTQRVDYILQLPVPMDQATNTEELQEAERRREEADSSGAPPPALVRACIPFTACMAALSEPETLTDFWSSAAQAKTTATKTTRFASFPDHMVIQVKKFTFGQDWVPKKLDVSIDVPDTLDLTALRGTGQQPGEELLPEVAPPPLMTPDVEVKGILGSHGNEEDDSLYSPLLSPVLDDSTVSQLCEMGFPLEACRKAVYYTGNTGIDAAMNWVMGHMDDPDFSAPMVLPGTSSAPGTTPTESVSEEHLATIVSMGFSRDQATRALRATSNVLERAVDWIFSHLDDLESMEVSEGGRSAAESEGSREPPPGPKVRDGPGKYELFAFISHMGTSTMCGHYVCHIKKDQQWVIFNDQKVCASEKPPKDLGYLYFYRRVTE encoded by the exons ATGGCGGAGGTAAGCGAGGTTTTGATGTCGGTTCTGTCCACAATTCGAGTTCCGAGGCCCGGGGACCGTGTCCATAAAGACGAATGCGCCTTGTCATTTTCTTCTCCG GAGAGTGAAGGAGGCTTATATGTGTGCATGAACAGTTTCCTTGGGTTCGGCAGCCAGTATGTGGATAGACACCACACCAGGAGCGGACAGCGGGCTTACCTGCACATCTCCCGGACCCGCAAAGCTCCG GAAGATGAGGAGAACTCTGGATCCGGTGACCCACCCAAGAAGAAGCCAACCCGATTAGCCATAG gtATCGAGGGAGGGTTCAACGTGGAGCAGGAGCAGTATGAGGAGGAAGTAAAAGTCGTCCTCTTCCCTGATAGACAGGAAGTTACATCCGATGACCTCGCCACCATGCCGGACCTTGTGAGAGAGCGG GTATCTCTAGCCATGGCGGGGCTGATGTCTGCAGACTCAGTGTCTCATGCCCTGCAGGTGCAGCAGTGGGACGGCGAGGTGCGGGCGGAATCCCGGCACGCCGTCGAACTCAAGCAGCTCGACAACGGCACCAAGATCCCTCCCAG TGGTTGGCGGTGTGAGGTGTGTGACCTGCAGGAGAACCTGTGGATGAACCTGTCGGACGGGAGGGTGTTCTGCGGTCGCAGGTATTTCGACGGCTCCGGGGGGAACAACCATGCCCTCCTGCACTTCCAGCAGACGGGACACCCTCTAGCCGTCAAACTGGGCACCATCACCCCCGACGGAGCAG ATGTGTACTCCTATGACGAGGATGATATGGTACTGGATCCAAAGCTCCCCGAACACCTGTCCCACTTTGGCATCGACATGATGACCATGGAAAAG ACGGAGCGTACGATGACAGAGCTGGAGATAGCGGTGAACCAGCGTGTGGGGGAGTGGGAGGTGATCCAGGAGTCAGGGGCCACCCTGCGGCCTCTGTCAGGCCCCGGCCTCACCGGCATGAAGAACCTGGGCAACAGCTGCTACCTGAACTCGGTCATGCAAGTCCTCTTCACCGTGCCTGACTTCCAGAGCAA GTACGTCTCCAACATTGACAAGATCTTCGGTGAAGCTCCAAGCGACCCCACCCAGGACTTCAAAACCCAAGT AGCAAAGCTGGGCTATGGTCTGTTGTCGGGCGAGTATTCCAAACCAGCCCCTGACCCCGGAGAGGGCTCTGAACCCAGCTCTGAACCCAGA GGTGACCAGGTTGGCATAGCGGCACGCATGTTCAAAGCACTTATTGGGCGGGGCCACTCGGAGTTCTCCACCAATCGGCAACAAGACGCCCAGGAGTTCTTATTACACTTCATTAATATGGTGGAG AGAAACTGTCGTTCGGGGGTGAACCCGTCTGAAGCCTTCCGTTtcctggtagaggagaggattgtGTGTCAGCAATCACAGAAAGCAAAGTACACGCAGAGGGTGGACTACATCCTCCAGCTACCTGTGCCCATGGACCAGGCCACCAACACCG aggagctgcaggaggctGAGCGTCGGCGTGAGGAGGCAGACTCGTCGGGAGCGCCTCCCCCCGCGCTAGTGCGCGCCTGTATCCCGTTCACAGCGTGCATGGCGGCGCTCAGCGAACCGGAGACGCTCACAGACTTCTGGAGCTCCGCCGCGCAGGCCAAGACCACCGCCACCAA GACCACCCGCTTTGCCTCTTTCCCTGACCACATGGTTATCCAGGTTAAGAAGTTCACTTTTGGACAGGACTGGGTCCCCAAGAAACTGG ATGTGAGCATCGATGTTCCCGACACGCTGGACCTGACTGCGCTCCGTGGGACCGGCCAGCAGCCGGGGGAGGAGCTTCTGCCAGAGGTGGCCCCACCCCCTCTCATGACCCCTGACGTGGAGGTCAAAGGTATCCTGGGTTCCCACGGCAACGAGGAGGACGACTCGCTCTACTCCCCACTACTGT cCCCAGTCCTGGACGACTCCACCGTGTCCCAGTTGTGTGAGATGGGATTCCCACTGGAGGCCTGCAGGAAGGCTGTGTACTATACTGGGAATACTGGAATCGACGCAGCCATGAACTGGGTCATGGGCCACATGGACGACCCAG ATTTCTCCGCTCCCATGGTGTTGCCAGGCACCAGCTCCGCTCCCGGAACCACGCCCACAGAGAGCGTTTCTGAGGAGCACCTAGCAACCATCGTCTCCATGGGCTTCAGCCGAGACCAGGCCACGCGAGCACTGAGGGCCACG agtaACGTCCTAGAGCGCGCCGTGGACTGGATCTTCTCCCACCTGGATGATCTAGAGTCCATGGAAGTTTCGGAGGGGGGGCGCTCGGCCGCCGAGAGCGAGGGGTCCAGGGAGCCCCCTCCTGGGCCTAAAGTCCGAGACGGACCTGGCA aGTATGAGCTGTTTGCCTTCATCAGTCACATGGGCACGAGCACTATGTGCGGCCACTACGTCTGCCACATCAAGAAGGACCAACA GTGGGTTATCTTTAACGATCAGAAAGTGTGTGCCTCAGAGAAGCCACCCAAGGACTTGGGTTACCTCTACTTCTACCGGAGAGTCACCGAGTGA
- the LOC139573918 gene encoding ubiquitin carboxyl-terminal hydrolase 5-like isoform X3 has translation MAEVSEVLMSVLSTIRVPRPGDRVHKDECALSFSSPESEGGLYVCMNSFLGFGSQYVDRHHTRSGQRAYLHISRTRKAPKEDEENSGSGDPPKKKPTRLAIGIEGGFNVEQEQYEEEVKVVLFPDRQEVTSDDLATMPDLVRERVSLAMAGLMSADSVSHALQVQQWDGEVRAESRHAVELKQLDNGTKIPPSGWRCEVCDLQENLWMNLSDGRVFCGRRYFDGSGGNNHALLHFQQTGHPLAVKLGTITPDGADVYSYDEDDMVLDPKLPEHLSHFGIDMMTMEKTERTMTELEIAVNQRVGEWEVIQESGATLRPLSGPGLTGMKNLGNSCYLNSVMQVLFTVPDFQSKYVSNIDKIFGEAPSDPTQDFKTQVAKLGYGLLSGEYSKPAPDPGEGSEPSSEPRGDQVGIAARMFKALIGRGHSEFSTNRQQDAQEFLLHFINMVERNCRSGVNPSEAFRFLVEERIVCQQSQKAKYTQRVDYILQLPVPMDQATNTEELQEAERRREEADSSGAPPPALVRACIPFTACMAALSEPETLTDFWSSAAQAKTTATKTTRFASFPDHMVIQVKKFTFGQDWVPKKLDVSIDVPDTLDLTALRGTGQQPGEELLPEVAPPPLMTPDVEVKAPVLDDSTVSQLCEMGFPLEACRKAVYYTGNTGIDAAMNWVMGHMDDPDFSAPMVLPGTSSAPGTTPTESVSEEHLATIVSMGFSRDQATRALRATSNVLERAVDWIFSHLDDLESMEVSEGGRSAAESEGSREPPPGPKVRDGPGKYELFAFISHMGTSTMCGHYVCHIKKDQQWVIFNDQKVCASEKPPKDLGYLYFYRRVTE, from the exons ATGGCGGAGGTAAGCGAGGTTTTGATGTCGGTTCTGTCCACAATTCGAGTTCCGAGGCCCGGGGACCGTGTCCATAAAGACGAATGCGCCTTGTCATTTTCTTCTCCG GAGAGTGAAGGAGGCTTATATGTGTGCATGAACAGTTTCCTTGGGTTCGGCAGCCAGTATGTGGATAGACACCACACCAGGAGCGGACAGCGGGCTTACCTGCACATCTCCCGGACCCGCAAAGCTCCG AAGGAAGATGAGGAGAACTCTGGATCCGGTGACCCACCCAAGAAGAAGCCAACCCGATTAGCCATAG gtATCGAGGGAGGGTTCAACGTGGAGCAGGAGCAGTATGAGGAGGAAGTAAAAGTCGTCCTCTTCCCTGATAGACAGGAAGTTACATCCGATGACCTCGCCACCATGCCGGACCTTGTGAGAGAGCGG GTATCTCTAGCCATGGCGGGGCTGATGTCTGCAGACTCAGTGTCTCATGCCCTGCAGGTGCAGCAGTGGGACGGCGAGGTGCGGGCGGAATCCCGGCACGCCGTCGAACTCAAGCAGCTCGACAACGGCACCAAGATCCCTCCCAG TGGTTGGCGGTGTGAGGTGTGTGACCTGCAGGAGAACCTGTGGATGAACCTGTCGGACGGGAGGGTGTTCTGCGGTCGCAGGTATTTCGACGGCTCCGGGGGGAACAACCATGCCCTCCTGCACTTCCAGCAGACGGGACACCCTCTAGCCGTCAAACTGGGCACCATCACCCCCGACGGAGCAG ATGTGTACTCCTATGACGAGGATGATATGGTACTGGATCCAAAGCTCCCCGAACACCTGTCCCACTTTGGCATCGACATGATGACCATGGAAAAG ACGGAGCGTACGATGACAGAGCTGGAGATAGCGGTGAACCAGCGTGTGGGGGAGTGGGAGGTGATCCAGGAGTCAGGGGCCACCCTGCGGCCTCTGTCAGGCCCCGGCCTCACCGGCATGAAGAACCTGGGCAACAGCTGCTACCTGAACTCGGTCATGCAAGTCCTCTTCACCGTGCCTGACTTCCAGAGCAA GTACGTCTCCAACATTGACAAGATCTTCGGTGAAGCTCCAAGCGACCCCACCCAGGACTTCAAAACCCAAGT AGCAAAGCTGGGCTATGGTCTGTTGTCGGGCGAGTATTCCAAACCAGCCCCTGACCCCGGAGAGGGCTCTGAACCCAGCTCTGAACCCAGA GGTGACCAGGTTGGCATAGCGGCACGCATGTTCAAAGCACTTATTGGGCGGGGCCACTCGGAGTTCTCCACCAATCGGCAACAAGACGCCCAGGAGTTCTTATTACACTTCATTAATATGGTGGAG AGAAACTGTCGTTCGGGGGTGAACCCGTCTGAAGCCTTCCGTTtcctggtagaggagaggattgtGTGTCAGCAATCACAGAAAGCAAAGTACACGCAGAGGGTGGACTACATCCTCCAGCTACCTGTGCCCATGGACCAGGCCACCAACACCG aggagctgcaggaggctGAGCGTCGGCGTGAGGAGGCAGACTCGTCGGGAGCGCCTCCCCCCGCGCTAGTGCGCGCCTGTATCCCGTTCACAGCGTGCATGGCGGCGCTCAGCGAACCGGAGACGCTCACAGACTTCTGGAGCTCCGCCGCGCAGGCCAAGACCACCGCCACCAA GACCACCCGCTTTGCCTCTTTCCCTGACCACATGGTTATCCAGGTTAAGAAGTTCACTTTTGGACAGGACTGGGTCCCCAAGAAACTGG ATGTGAGCATCGATGTTCCCGACACGCTGGACCTGACTGCGCTCCGTGGGACCGGCCAGCAGCCGGGGGAGGAGCTTCTGCCAGAGGTGGCCCCACCCCCTCTCATGACCCCTGACGTGGAGGTCAAAG cCCCAGTCCTGGACGACTCCACCGTGTCCCAGTTGTGTGAGATGGGATTCCCACTGGAGGCCTGCAGGAAGGCTGTGTACTATACTGGGAATACTGGAATCGACGCAGCCATGAACTGGGTCATGGGCCACATGGACGACCCAG ATTTCTCCGCTCCCATGGTGTTGCCAGGCACCAGCTCCGCTCCCGGAACCACGCCCACAGAGAGCGTTTCTGAGGAGCACCTAGCAACCATCGTCTCCATGGGCTTCAGCCGAGACCAGGCCACGCGAGCACTGAGGGCCACG agtaACGTCCTAGAGCGCGCCGTGGACTGGATCTTCTCCCACCTGGATGATCTAGAGTCCATGGAAGTTTCGGAGGGGGGGCGCTCGGCCGCCGAGAGCGAGGGGTCCAGGGAGCCCCCTCCTGGGCCTAAAGTCCGAGACGGACCTGGCA aGTATGAGCTGTTTGCCTTCATCAGTCACATGGGCACGAGCACTATGTGCGGCCACTACGTCTGCCACATCAAGAAGGACCAACA GTGGGTTATCTTTAACGATCAGAAAGTGTGTGCCTCAGAGAAGCCACCCAAGGACTTGGGTTACCTCTACTTCTACCGGAGAGTCACCGAGTGA